The sequence GGCGACTCCGTAATGCTCTGCGATCCCTGGAACACCGGCAACGCGCCGGCCGTACTCGGAGCCCGAGAGGAAACCCCGTTATGAGCACCGAAACCCTTCGCGACGAGACACCGTCGGACGACGGCACTCCATCGTCCTCGCTGAACCGTCACCGCGACTTCAACAAGCTCTGGCTCGGCCAGGGGATCTCCGCCTTCGGCACCGAGATCACCACCCTGGCGTTGCCGCTGACCGCGATCCTCATTCTCGACGCGAGCGCCACTCAGATCGGCATCATGTCGGCGCTGCGCGAGCTGGCCTTCCTCGGCCCGCTCCTGCTCTTCGGCGTCCTGGTCGACCGGATGCGCCGACGACCGCTGATGATCGGTACAGACCTGGCGCGGGCCTTCGTGATCGGTCTCGTCCCGGTCCTGGCGTTCCTCGACTCGCTGACCATGACGGTGATGTACCTCGTCGCCTTCGCCATCGGTTGCCTCTCGGTCGTCTTCGACCTGGCCTACCGGTCCTACCTGCCAAGCATCGTCTCCCGCGCGCAGTTGATGGCCGGCAACAGTCGGCTCCAGGCGACGGACTCGCTGTCCCAGATCGCCGGGCCCGGGCTGGCCGGTCTGCTCGTGCAGGCGCTGCGCGCCCCGTTCGCGCTGGTCGTCGATGCGATCTCGTTCGTGGCCTCGGCGATCGCCCTCATGCTGGTGAAGACGCCGGAGCCGCCCGTCAAGCAACCCACCGAGGACATCGGCCGCGGCTGGCGCGGAGTCTTCAGCGACATCGGTCACGGCCTGCGGACCACGGTCAGGCACCCGGTGGTACGGGCACTTGCGGGCAACAGCGCCACCTTCAACTTCTTCTCCGTCCTGATGCTCACCCTTTTCGTGCTCTACGCCACGCGCGAGTTCAACATCAGCCCCGCGGTACTCGGCCTCATCTTCGCCGCCTTCGGAGTCGGCGGGCTGCTCGGCGCGATCACCATGGGCCGGCTGCTCAAGGTGCTGGGCTACGGCTGGCTGCTGATCGTCGCCTACCTGCTGGCCGTCGTGCCGATCATGGCCATCCCACTGGTGAACGGAACGACGACCACGGCCGCGATTCTCTTCGGCGTCATCCACTTCGTGGTCGGCTACGGCATCGTCTCTTCCAACATCGCCGAGATGACCATGCGCCAGATGGTGATCCCGCAGCACATCCTGGGACGGGTCAACGCCAGCTTCCGGTTCCTCATCGGTGGCCTGGTGCCGATCTCCGCGCTGGTGGCGGGCCTGCTCGGCGACGCCATCGGGCTGCGGCCGACGCTGTTCATCACCGCGGTGGGCATCCCGCTGTCGCTGCTCTGGCTGATCTTCTCGCCGATTCCGAAGCTACGCACCGTTGAGGACGTGGAGGCGACGGCATGAGCGGACCGACGTTGGACGGCGGCTGCGACCGCGGCTACGAGATGAGCCCCTGCCTCTGGGGACGTGATCCGGAACCGGTCCTCGAGAGTCTGACTCGGCGTACCTCGCTGGAGGGCCTCCGGGTGCTGGACGCGGGCTGCGGTGAAGGGCGCAACGCCGCCTACCTGGCCCGGCACGGGGCCCTCGTCGACGCGACGGACGTCTCCGAACTGGCGCTGCGCAACGCCCGTGCGGCCTGGCCGGACGAGCCGGGAATCACCTGGTCCGTGCAGGACGTCCTCACCCAACCCCTGCCACCCGCCAGCTACGACGTCGTGGTCTTCGACAGTGTGGCCCACTGGCTGACCGACGCCACGGCAGTCGCCGCCGCGGTGACCGCCCTGCAGCGGGCGACCCGGGTCGGCGGCTGGCACGTCATGTGCTCCTTCAACGACCGCAAACAGGAGCTGGACAACCACGCCAACCCACCGCGCTGCATCCTGCCGCACAACATCCTCGTCGGCCACTACCTCAACTCCGACTGGGAGGTGGCCGAGGTACACGACGACGACGTCATCTCCTCCCACGCCGACCAGCCCATCCCGCACCGGCACTCGGTCACCCGGCTCCTGGCCCGGCGGTGGGGGACGGGGTGACCAGCATCGAGACCGCCGCCGGCCGGCTCAGCCCGCTGTCGTTCCCGCAGGAACAACTCTGGCTCATGGAGAGCCTCGCGCCCGGCACCTACAACGAGGTCTGGGTGCTGCGCATCGAGGGCGAGCTGCGGGTGCCGCTGCTGCAGCGCAGCCTCGACGTGGTCCTGAGTCGGCACGAGGTGCTGCGCTCCACCTTCCACACCGTCGACGGCGCACCGGTCTGCCGCATCCTGCCCGAACTCGCCATCGACCTGGGTCAACCGACCGACCTGTCGTACGTGCCGGTGGCCCTGCGCGACCGGATGGTCGCCGATCTCGCCGCGCTGGTCGCGGATCCCCCGTACGACCTGAGCAGTGGTCCGCTGATCCGCGCGTCACTGCTGCGCCTGGCGGACACCGAGCACGTGCTCGTGCTCGCCACCCACCACATCGTGGCCGACGGGTGGTCGCTGCGGGTGGTGCTGCACGAGATGCTGGCCGCCTACGAGGCGCACGCCGCCGGGCGGGTGCCCGACCTGCCGGAGCTGCCTCGCCAGTACCGGCACTTCGCCGAGGAACAACGTCGGCTGCTCGGGGACCGGGAACTCGCCGACGAGCAGCGGTACTGGCGCGGGCAGCTCGACGGTGCCGTCCCGGTCCTCCAACTGCGCCCAGGCGCTCTCCGTCCGCCGGTCAAGTCCTCGCACGGGCGGCGGATCCAGGTGAGCTTCCCGGCGAGCCTGGCCCGGTCGCTGTACCGGTGCGCCGCCAGCGTCCGCAGCACCCCTGCGGCGGTGCTGCTCGCCGCTTTCACCGCGGTCGTGCACCGCTACACCGGTCGTCGGGACCTGCTCATCGGCACGGCCAGCGCGGCCCGCCCGGAGGAGCAGTGGGAGCCGCTGGTCGGCTTCTTCGCCGCGACGGTGCCGCTGCGCCTGAGACCCGGCCCCGACCAGTCCTTCCACGAACTGGTCCGGCACGTGATGGAGGTCAGCCTCGACGCGCTCGACCACGACCGGCTTCCCTTCTCCCACCTGGTCGACCTGATCCGGCCAGACCGGGACCCGAGCTATCACCCGTTGGTGCAGGTGGTCTTCTCGCACGCCGACGTCCGCGACGCCGAACTGCGTGGCGAGGCCCTGCGCATCCGGTACGAACACGTCCCTCGCACCCGCTCCCGATTCGATCTCATCGTGGAAGCCCAGACCGGTCCGGACACCCTCGGTTTCTGGCTGGAGTTCGACGAGGGCCTGCTCCCCGAGCCGTTCGTTCGGGCTCTCTTCGCCCACCTGCGGACCCTGCTGGCCGCGGCGATCGAGGCGCCCCGGACGGCCGTCGCCGACCTGCCGATGCTCTCCGCGCCGGAACGGGCCGTGGCCATCTCCGAGGTCCCACCGGTCGGTGCCCCTTTTCCCGCCTCGGAGCAGGTGGTGCAGGGCGTCGACACCCTCGCGCCGCGCGGTGTGGTGGGCCGGGTCGTCGCGATCGACCCGCAGCACGTCCGGGTGGTCGGGGACCGGCTCCTGCCGGTACACGGTCAGAGCCTGGCCGATACCGGCGAACTCGGTTACGTGGACGGGCGCGGCGACCTTGTGCGGCTGGGGCGGCACGACCGCCACCCGGTGGTGAACGGACTCGGCGTGCCGCTGGACGAGGTGGCCGCCGCACTCTCGGTGCATCCCGGCGTCCGCGCTGCCGAGGTCACGTGCGGCGGCACGCCACCGGTACTGCGCGCCCGGGTGACGCGCGCCGTTGACCCGGCGCCGACATCCCAGCAGCTGGCAGAGTTCCTCGCCGCCCGGCTGCCTCGCTACGCGATTCCCACCGTGATCGACGTGGACCATCCCGCCGGCGTGAGCACCGACGACGCGGTGCTCATGAGCCGGGTGCGCGAGATCTGGCAGCAGGTGATGGATCAGGACGAGATTGGTGACGACGACGACTTCTTCGCTCTCGGCGGCCACTCCATCATGGCGGCGGAACTGGCGTCGCGGCTGCGCACCGAGATCGGCACACCGGTGCCGATCCGGTGGATCTTCGAGGCTCCGACGCTGCGTTCCCTGGTCCGTCGGGTCGAGCGGGGGGCGTCCCCCGGACCCCGAGGGGCGAGCGAGGCCGCGCCGGCCGGTGTCGGCGTTGCCGGACCGGTGGTCACTCCCGACCGCGCCGCCGCCGTTCCACTGACGGCGGCGCAGACCCAGATCTGGGTCCTCGACCGGCTCGCTCCCGGCCGGGCGACCTATCACAGCCCGCTGCGTGTCGACATCACCGGCCCGCTCGACCCGACCGCGCTGCGGCAGGCGTTCACGCAGGTC is a genomic window of Micromonospora tarapacensis containing:
- a CDS encoding MFS transporter is translated as MSTETLRDETPSDDGTPSSSLNRHRDFNKLWLGQGISAFGTEITTLALPLTAILILDASATQIGIMSALRELAFLGPLLLFGVLVDRMRRRPLMIGTDLARAFVIGLVPVLAFLDSLTMTVMYLVAFAIGCLSVVFDLAYRSYLPSIVSRAQLMAGNSRLQATDSLSQIAGPGLAGLLVQALRAPFALVVDAISFVASAIALMLVKTPEPPVKQPTEDIGRGWRGVFSDIGHGLRTTVRHPVVRALAGNSATFNFFSVLMLTLFVLYATREFNISPAVLGLIFAAFGVGGLLGAITMGRLLKVLGYGWLLIVAYLLAVVPIMAIPLVNGTTTTAAILFGVIHFVVGYGIVSSNIAEMTMRQMVIPQHILGRVNASFRFLIGGLVPISALVAGLLGDAIGLRPTLFITAVGIPLSLLWLIFSPIPKLRTVEDVEATA
- a CDS encoding condensation domain-containing protein, yielding MTSIETAAGRLSPLSFPQEQLWLMESLAPGTYNEVWVLRIEGELRVPLLQRSLDVVLSRHEVLRSTFHTVDGAPVCRILPELAIDLGQPTDLSYVPVALRDRMVADLAALVADPPYDLSSGPLIRASLLRLADTEHVLVLATHHIVADGWSLRVVLHEMLAAYEAHAAGRVPDLPELPRQYRHFAEEQRRLLGDRELADEQRYWRGQLDGAVPVLQLRPGALRPPVKSSHGRRIQVSFPASLARSLYRCAASVRSTPAAVLLAAFTAVVHRYTGRRDLLIGTASAARPEEQWEPLVGFFAATVPLRLRPGPDQSFHELVRHVMEVSLDALDHDRLPFSHLVDLIRPDRDPSYHPLVQVVFSHADVRDAELRGEALRIRYEHVPRTRSRFDLIVEAQTGPDTLGFWLEFDEGLLPEPFVRALFAHLRTLLAAAIEAPRTAVADLPMLSAPERAVAISEVPPVGAPFPASEQVVQGVDTLAPRGVVGRVVAIDPQHVRVVGDRLLPVHGQSLADTGELGYVDGRGDLVRLGRHDRHPVVNGLGVPLDEVAAALSVHPGVRAAEVTCGGTPPVLRARVTRAVDPAPTSQQLAEFLAARLPRYAIPTVIDVDHPAGVSTDDAVLMSRVREIWQQVMDQDEIGDDDDFFALGGHSIMAAELASRLRTEIGTPVPIRWIFEAPTLRSLVRRVERGASPGPRGASEAAPAGVGVAGPVVTPDRAAAVPLTAAQTQIWVLDRLAPGRATYHSPLRVDITGPLDPTALRQAFTQVVERHEMLRSVIRFVVDRPVQVPQPHGPRLAVVDLSALPPQTRAAEIDRLAVEQALRPFDLSREPGIRATLVVAPDGRHVLLLTVHHIGMDGVGYGVFCRDISACYNAIVAGGAVPATSAGLTWQQYARWEDEWLSGPEPTALWAYWERALADLPVLSLPTPLPRPSLPTFDGDQISILLDPEQTGSLLRLAAAHRVSPFILVTAAQATLLHRLTGAAEIPIGAVGENRRLPGAERLVGCTIATLVLRVDCAGDPSFAELLTRVRDTVLGAYDHQGLPFPQLVRAAAIPRQVDRLPLFQVAMEWQEPDRSGWNLTGCTVDWEFTRLDTARNDLYFTAAIRSGRLELSVEFNTNLWDGPGACGLLARWRDLLLAATRRPGQRLSELTGPD
- a CDS encoding class I SAM-dependent methyltransferase; this translates as MSGPTLDGGCDRGYEMSPCLWGRDPEPVLESLTRRTSLEGLRVLDAGCGEGRNAAYLARHGALVDATDVSELALRNARAAWPDEPGITWSVQDVLTQPLPPASYDVVVFDSVAHWLTDATAVAAAVTALQRATRVGGWHVMCSFNDRKQELDNHANPPRCILPHNILVGHYLNSDWEVAEVHDDDVISSHADQPIPHRHSVTRLLARRWGTG